A genomic region of Leptotrichia hofstadii contains the following coding sequences:
- a CDS encoding zinc-binding alcohol dehydrogenase family protein, translated as MLNKKNTMKAVVLEKPCTADELKIQNIEIPKVKNGWVLIKIKAFGINRAEIFTRDGFSPSVKLPRVIGIECAGVIEDASDSHFQKGDRVFTMMNGLGREFNGSYAEYVLVPSSQVYPITLSETDWAKLAAYPELYYTAYGSLFKSLQLKNTDTLLIRGGTSSVALASIQLARSFGNTVIATSRSKAKVEFLKEIGADFVLIQDETFDTQLQEYFPDGVDKVLDLIGTPTLKNSLKSVKQGGIVCMTGCLGGWIIKNFEPLDEIPSESYLTSFNSTIVKKDTIKEMFDFIEKHLIKPRIAKIFTLNEISLAHKFLESDSANGKVIITTGQ; from the coding sequence ATGTTAAATAAAAAAAATACTATGAAAGCTGTTGTTCTTGAAAAACCTTGTACTGCTGATGAATTAAAAATTCAAAATATTGAAATTCCGAAAGTAAAAAATGGCTGGGTTCTTATAAAAATTAAGGCTTTTGGAATAAATCGAGCTGAAATATTTACTAGAGATGGATTTTCTCCTTCTGTGAAATTGCCACGTGTGATTGGAATTGAATGCGCTGGCGTTATTGAAGATGCTTCTGATAGCCATTTTCAGAAAGGAGATAGAGTTTTCACAATGATGAATGGCTTGGGACGCGAATTTAACGGAAGTTACGCAGAATATGTGCTTGTACCATCTTCTCAAGTTTATCCGATAACTCTTTCAGAAACAGACTGGGCAAAGCTTGCAGCATATCCTGAATTATACTACACAGCTTACGGCTCTTTATTCAAAAGCCTGCAGTTAAAAAACACTGACACTCTGTTGATTCGTGGCGGAACAAGTTCAGTTGCCCTTGCTTCAATTCAGCTTGCCAGAAGTTTTGGAAATACCGTGATTGCAACATCAAGAAGTAAGGCTAAAGTTGAATTTTTAAAAGAAATAGGAGCAGATTTTGTCCTAATTCAAGATGAAACTTTTGACACTCAGTTACAAGAATATTTTCCAGACGGAGTTGACAAAGTTCTTGATTTAATCGGCACTCCTACTTTGAAAAATTCTTTAAAATCTGTGAAACAAGGTGGAATAGTCTGCATGACAGGCTGTCTTGGAGGATGGATAATTAAAAATTTTGAGCCGCTTGACGAAATTCCTTCAGAATCCTACCTAACTTCATTTAACAGCACAATTGTCAAAAAAGATACAATAAAAGAAATGTTTGATTTTATTGAAAAACATCTCATAAAACCAAGAATTGCAAAAATTTTTACATTAAACGAAATTTCTTTAGCACATAAATTTTTAGAATCAGATAGCGCTAATGGAAAAGTTATTATAACGACAGGACAATAA